The sequence GCTCGGCCAGTCCATCGAGGAGACCTGACATGGAAATCACCCTGGTCGAGGGAGACATCACCGCGCAGCGCGTCGACGCGATCGTGAACGCCGCCAACTCCTCGCTGCTCGGCGGCGGGGGCGTGGACGGCGCGATCCACCGCAAGGGCGGGCCGGCCATCCTCGAGGAGTGCCGGGCCCTGCGCGCCTCCCGCTACCGGGACGGCCTGCCGATCGGCCAGGCGGTCGCCACCACCGGCGGCAACCTGCCGGCCCGCTGGGTGATCCACACCGTCGGGCCGGTCTTCTCCTCGGGCGAGGACCGGTCGGTGCTGCTGCGCGACTGCTACGCCAACAGCCTCCAGGTGGCCGACGTGCTGGCCGCGTCGAGCGTCGCCTTCCCGCTCATCTCCGCCGGCGTCTACGGCTGGCCGGTCGAGGACGCGGTACGCCAGGCGCTCACCGTGCTGAACGCGGTCGACCCGGCGCACGTCACCGAGGCCCGGCTGGTCCTCTTCGGCGCGGACACCTACACGGTCGCCGAGCGGGTCGCCGCCGGGTTCAGTTGAGCTCGCGCAGGCACGACCACTGGCTGGCCACCGGCCGGTAGCCGAGCCGGGCGTTGACCGCCAGCATCGGCGCGTTCGCCTCGTCGTTCGAGGTGTACGCGATCCGTATCCCCGACTCGGCGGCCCGGTGCAGCGCGGCCTGCTTCGCCAGCCGGGCCAGCCCGCGCCCGCGGTACGCCGGCACGGTGCCGGTGTATCCCGACCACATCCGGTCGCCGTCCCTGATGACCAGGCTGATCGCGGTCGGCGTGCCGTCCACCTCGGCCACCGTGCTGGCCTCCCGGTCCAGCCCCGGGTTGTCCCAGATCTCGTAGTGCCAGATGTCGTAACCCATGGCGTCCGTCGGGACGTCGCCCGGTTCGTCCAGCGACGACTCGGCGTCCACCCGATGGAGCCGGCGCGGATCCACCTCGCCGGCTGGGAGCAGCCGTACGCCCGGCGGCAGCTCGGGCATCAGCGGGGCGGGCCGCAGTTCGAGTGCGGAGTAGCGCACCTCTCGACTCGGCTTGAAGCCGTGCCGGCGGGCGAACGGCAGGGACCCGGGCTGGGCCCAGGTGAGCACCCGCCGGGCGCCGATGGCGCGCAGGTGGCCGAGCGCGGCCGCCAGGAGGGCGGTGCCGACGCCCCGACCGCGGTGCGCCGGATGTACGTGCAGGGTGGAGATCTCCCCCACGTCCGGCTCCGAGGTCTGGCTGTTCCGGTACGCCGACCCCCAGCCGACCACCTGCCCGGCCGACTCGGCCACCCAGGCGGTCCAGTCCTCCCCGGGCGGCGGCTCGGCGATCATGCGGCGGGTCGACTCGACCCCGCGGACCAGGTACGGGTGGACGACCGTGCGGAGCGCCACCACGGCGGGCGCGTCCTCGGGACGGGCGGGGCGGATCAGGTCGTCGATCATCGACCGACCCTAGTTGCTGGCACGTCCGGCCCGCGAAGGGTTAAGCAGGGGTCGACGCCCCCGGGCACCTCGGGTGATCAGCCCACCTCGGGTGGTCAGCCCACGCGCAACCCGTCGAGCAGGCGGCGGTCGCCGGCCACTCCGAGCGCGTCGAAGCTGATCCGACCCATGAGGGCCAGCAGCAGGTCGCTGGCCGTCCCGCTGACCTGTGCCCGGGCGCGGTGGTCGTCGTGGTCGAGGATGGTCGCGGTGTCCAGCAGGGCCACCCCCTCGCCGCGCAGCCGCAGGTACCACTCCTGCGCGGCGTCGGTCGCGGTCAGCTGCACCACGCCGTGCCACTGGCCGGGCTGGATCCGCCGCCCCGCCGGCAGCCAGGTGTCCAGCACCTCGCTCACCCCGTCGGCCGCGAGCTTGGCCTCGATCGGCTCACCGGCGCCGATGGCGAGCTGGGCGTCCCAGCGGTGCACCGCCGTCTCGTGCGCCGCCCGGCGCGGCCAGAACCCCGCCTTCTTCGGCTGGGGCGCGAAGTTCCACGCCGGGGCCTCCGGATCCAGCCCCTCGAACAGCGCCATGAGCTGGTCGTACTCCTGGCGGTACCACTCCGCCGGGTGGAGACCCGCCGGCGGGGGCACCTCCTCGCGTACCGGCCGGGTGGTGGTCCCGGCGGTCAGCACGGTGCGGGCCCAGACGTACATCCCGGCCAGGTGGTGGGCGAGATCGGTGACCGTCCAGCCGGGACAGGAGAGCACCGGTGTCTCAGGCGGTGCCTCGGCGACCGCGGCGGCGAAGGTGGGACCCTCCGTCCGCAGCGCGCCGATCCAGAAGTCCTTCGTGCCGTGCAGTCTGCTCATCGCAATCCTCCCGGGGGTGACCGGGCCACCAGTGGGTGCCGCGGCTACCCCTCAGCCTAGGGTGAGAGGCGTGTCAGACGTCTACGCCGAACCGACGACCGGGGCAGTCCCGACCGATCCGGCCACCCTGGCCCACTACACCACGCTCCGCCTCGGTGGCCCCGCCGGTCAGTTGGAGACTGCCACCAGCGCCGAGGAAATCGTACAAAAGGTGCGAGAGGCGGAGGTGCGGGAGGACCCGATCCTGGTCCTCGCCGGGGGCAGCAACGTGGTGATCGGCGACCAGGGGTTTCCCGGCACGGTCGTCCTGATCCGCTCCCGGGGGTTCCGGGTGATCGCCGAGGACGCCGACACGGTCACCGTACGGGTCGAGGCCGGCGAGCCCTGGGACGACCTGGTCGCCGCCACCCTGGAGCGGGGCTGGTCGGGGCTGGAGTGCCTCTCCGGCGTGCCCGGCTCGGCCGGCGCCACGCCGATCCAGAACGTCGGCGCGTACGGGCAGGAGGTGGCCGAGACGATCACCGGTGTCCAGGCGTACGACCGCACCCATCGCGAGGTCGTCCGCATCCCGGCGGCCGACTGCGGGTTCACGTACCGGGGCAGCATCTTCAAGTACAGCGACCGCTGGGTGGTGCTCTCGGTCGACTTCCGGCTGACCCGCTCCCCGCTCTCCGGCCCGGTGCGCTACGCCGAGCTGGCCCGGGCGCTCGGCGTCGAGGTCGGCGACCGGGTGCCGCTGGCCGACGCCCGGGCCACCGTGCTGCGGCTGCGCGCCGGCAAGGGCATGGTGCTCGACGCGGCCGACCCGGACACCTGGTCGGTGGGATCCTTCTTCACCAACCCCGTGCTGGAGCGTGCGGCGTACGAGCTGCTCCGGGAGCGCGCCACCGACCTGGGGGAGCCGCCGTCCTGGCCGGGCGCGGGCGACGTGGTCAAGGTCAGCGCCGCCTGGCTGATCGACAAGGCCGGCTTCGGCAAGGGGCACCCGGGCCCGGAGGGCGTCGCCATCTCCAGCAAGCACACCCTGGCCCTCACCAACCGCAGCGGCACCGCCAGCACCTCGGCACTGGTGGCGCTGGCCCGGGAGATCCGCGACGGCGTCCACGACCGCTTCGGCGTCACCCTCCACCCCGAACCCGTCCTAATCAACTGCACCATCTAACTCGAAAATCGAACCGTACGTAGACGCGCGGCAGCATCCCGCGTAGCGAAGCGGAGCGGGATGGGGTCTTGCCGTGGACCGTTGGTTATGCGGCTAGTTCGAGGGTGACTCGGTAGCCGAGGGCTTCGAGTTGGCTGATGTGGTTGCGTTTGCGGCGTTCGGTGTCGGTGCGGCTGAGGTAGAAGTCGGCCCCGAGGTCCTGGAAGTGGGCTTCGGGGTCGGCCAGCAGGTGCCAGATGATGGTCAGGACGGAACGGCCCACGGCGACGATGGCGCGTTTGGCGCCGCGTCTTCGGGCGATGCGTCGGTAGCGTTCGCCGAGGAACGTGTTGGTCCGGGCGGCGGACACGGCGATCTGGCCCAGGACGCGGGCCAGGTAGGGGTTGCCGTGCCCGGTCGACCCGCTGCCCTTCTTGCGTCCGGCGGATTCCTTGACGCCGGGGGCGAAGCGGGCCCATCCGGCCAGGTGCGCCGGGGTCGGGAAGCGGCTCATGTCCACGCCGATCTCGGCGATGATCGCAGCCGCGGCGGCCGGGCCGACTCCGGGGATCTCAATCAGCCGGGCCGCCGCTTCGACGAAAGGGGCAAGCTGCGCCTCGATCCGGGCGTCGACCTCGGCGATGTCGGCCTCGATCGCTTCCACCCGGGCGATCATTTTGCCCAGCAGGAACGCGTGGTGGTCGTTGAAGTGCCCGGTCAGCGCTTCCTCCAGGGCGGGGATCTTGCGGCGCAGGCTGGAGCGCGCCATCTGGGCCAGCGACTTGGGATCACGCCGCCCGGCGATCAGCGCGGCCATCATCGCCCGCCCGGACACCCCGAACAGGTCACTGACCACGACCGACAGCTTGATCTGGGCGTCTTCCAGCAGTTTCTCGACGCGGTTGCGTTCGGCACCGGCCTGAGCCACCAGATCGACCCGGTAACGGGTCAGGTCCCGCAGCATCCGGATCGGTGGCGGCGGCACGAAACTGGGCCGGATCATCTGCCGCTCAGCGACCTTGCACAACCACACCGCGTCCAGCTTGTCGGTCTTGGGCCGGCCCGGCAGGTGCTTGACGTCGCGGGCGTTGACCAGCCACACCTCGAACCCGTACGCCTCCAGAAGGTAGAACGCCGGTTTCCAATAGTCGCTCGTCGCCTCCATCACCACCCGGGTCACGCCCAGGCCGCGCAGCCGCTCGGCCATCCCGGCCAGTGACCGGGTCATCGTGGAGTACGTCTGCACCTCCTGCAGCCGCCGTCCCGGCCTGGCCTCGTCCGGCACCCGCACGCAGCACACCAGCGACGCCTTGCCAATGTCCAACGCCGCGACGCGCGAAATGATCTCTTCCCGGTCCTGCGTCTGCTCCAGCAACGCACCCTCCCACCAGCACAAACACCACGGTGGTCGCTCGCGGCAGCCGCAGAACGGGTGAATCTAACTCGCGTGCTCGAAGCAACAGTGAAGGGCCCATAACGCAGCCACCAGCGTCCGACTAACCCACGACCTCACACGGACCAAGGAGCAACGACGTCAGCGAGCGACCACCGCCGATTTTCAGCCCGGAACGGGCCGCCCGCCAGAGGCGACAAGGACTAACCCCCCCACCCGCCCCCCGCCAGACCGCGTTGATCAAGGAGTTTGCGTCTCGGCAGGCCCGAAATCTGACCCAAACTTGATCAACGAGGGAAAGGGGGGCGGGTCAGGTGGGGGCTACCGCGGGCCAGGGGAGGGTGAGTTCGCCGTGGCGCCAGCGGCGGGGGCGGTCCACGATCGGCCAGCCTGCTGCGCGGACGGCCTGGACCGCCTGCAGCCAGCGCTGGCGGGGGCCGAACGGGGCGTAGCCGGCAGCGGCCTGCCAGGCGTCGTCCAGGGCGCGGATCAGGTCGTGGATCCGCTCACCCGGGACGTTACGGTGGATCAGCGCCTTCGGCAGTCGCTCGGCCAGCTGGGCCGGGCTCTCCAGGGTGGTCAGCCTGGCGGCCAGGGTCAGCGTGCGCGGGCCGTCCGCGTCGAGCAGCACCCAGCCACCGAGCCGGCCCAGCTCGTCGCAGGTCCCCTCGACCAGCAGCCCGCCCGGGGCCAGCCGTTCGGTGACCGTACGCCAGGCGTCGGCCACCTCGCTCTCGTCGTACTGCCGCAGCACGTTGAACGCCCGGACCAGCGCGGGCCGGAGCCCGGCCAGTTCGAAACCGCCCCGGGCGAAGGCCAACCCGGGTGGTGCGGCGGCCGGCTGGGCGGCGGCCACGCGTACCGGATCGATCTCCAGGCCGACCACCCGGACGTCCGCGCGGACCTTGGCCGCCAGGCGGGCCCGCAGCTCGACGGCGGTCACCGGGGTGGCGCCGTAGCCCAGGTCGACGACCAGCGGGTCGGCGGCGGCGCGCAGCGTGTCGCCGCAGGTCTCGACGATCCAGTTGTCCACCCGCCGGAGCCGGTTTGGATTCGTCGTCCCCCGGGTCACCACGCCGAGCGGCCGCTGCCGCATCAGGACCGCCTCCGTTCGCGACTGCGGGGCTCGCAACCCCGGCTCACTCCGCGCGCTTCACCAGCGCAGCTTCTGTTCGCGACTGCGGGGCTCGCAACCCCGGCTCACTCCTCGCGCTTCACGGTGACCCGGTGCACCTTGTGCTGGGCGGCCTGGGCCAGTGGGCGGACCACCAGCTGGTCGATGTTCACGTGGTGCGGTCGGGTGGCGCACCAGGCGATGCAGTCCGCGACGTCCTCGGCGACCAGCGGCTCGGCCACCCCGGCGTAGACCGCCGCGGCCTTCTCCGCGTCGCCGTTGAACCGGACCAGGCCGAACTCCTCGGTCTGCACCATGCCCGGGTCGATCTCGATCACCCGCACCGGACGGCCGCACAGCTCCAGCCGGAGCGTGCCCGCGATCGCGGTCTGCGCGTGCTTGGCGGCGGTGTAGCCACCCCCGCCCTCGTAGACGACGTGGCCGGCGGTGGAGCTGACGATCACGATGGTGCCGGCGCCGGACGCCTCCAGCGCGGGCAGCAGCGCCTTGGTGACCCGGAGCGTGCCGAGCACGTTCACGTCGTACATCCACTGCCAGTCACCGACCGATGCGGACTCGATCGGGTCGAGGCCGCGCGCTCCGCCGGCATTGTTGACCAGCAGGGTGAGCGGGCCCGGCGCGGCGGCGGCGGCCGCCGCCAGGCCGGCGACCGACTCGTCGGAGGTGATGTCGCACTCCACGGCCGTGGCCGCACCGCCGGCGGCCTCGATCTCGGCGACCAACTCGGCCAGCCGGTCAGTACGCCGGGCGGCAGCGAGCACGTGGAAACCCTCGGCGGCGAGCCGGCGGGCGGTGGCCGCGCCGATCCCGCTGGACGCCCCGGTGACGACGGCGACGGAACTCATCCGGTCATTCTCTCCCGCCCCCGCCGTGGCACGGCGATGAGGTCGGTCACGCCCGGGCCGGGCGCCAGGCATTTCCGAAGCCCGATCGGGAAGATGACATCCGGCGCGGAGGTTGACCGAGGAGCGCCGGTCGTGCGGGACGGCAGCAACCGTGACAGAGGGAGCGGACGTGGCGGAAATGCACACCGGTGTCGGTCGTCAGCGAGGTGCCCTGCCGTGGCCGCAGCCGCGCCGGACCGCCATCCTCTCGGTGCACACGTCGCCGCTGCACCAGCCCGGCACCGGCGACGCGGGCGGCATGAACGTCTACATCGTGGAGGTGGCCCGACGGCTGGCCGAGGCCGGCGTCGAGGTGGAGATCTTCACCCGGGCCACCTCCGGCGACCTGCCGCCGGTGGTCGAGATGGCGCCCGGCGTGCACGTCCGGCACATCACCGCCGGCCCGCTGGAAGGGCTGACCAAGGAGGAACTGCCCGGGCAGCTGTGCGCCTTCACCGCCGGCGTCCTGCGCGCCGAGGCGGCCCGCCCGCCGGGCCACTACGACCTGATCCACTCGCACTACTGGCTCTCCGGCCAGGTCGGCTGGCTGGCCAAGGAGCGCTGGGGGGTGCCGCTGGTGCACACCGCGCACACCCTCGCGAAGGTCAAGAACGCCCAGCTCGCCGCCGGGGACCGGCCCGAGCCGAAGGCCCGGGTCATCGGCGAGGAACAGGTCGTCGCCGAGGCCGACCGGCTGGTCGCCAACACCCGGGTCGAGGCCCGCGACCTGATCGCCAGGTACGACGCCGACCCGGCCCGGGTGACCGTGGTGCAGCCCGGCGTGGACCTGGACCGGTTCCGCCCGGCCTCCGGAAGCCGGGACGCCGCCATGCGCGCCGCCCGCCGCCGGCTCGGGCTGCCCACCCGGGGGTACGTGGTGGCCTTCGTCGGCCGGATCCAGCCGCTCAAGGCCCCGGACGT comes from Micromonospora viridifaciens and encodes:
- a CDS encoding GNAT family N-acetyltransferase; this translates as MIDDLIRPARPEDAPAVVALRTVVHPYLVRGVESTRRMIAEPPPGEDWTAWVAESAGQVVGWGSAYRNSQTSEPDVGEISTLHVHPAHRGRGVGTALLAAALGHLRAIGARRVLTWAQPGSLPFARRHGFKPSREVRYSALELRPAPLMPELPPGVRLLPAGEVDPRRLHRVDAESSLDEPGDVPTDAMGYDIWHYEIWDNPGLDREASTVAEVDGTPTAISLVIRDGDRMWSGYTGTVPAYRGRGLARLAKQAALHRAAESGIRIAYTSNDEANAPMLAVNARLGYRPVASQWSCLRELN
- the mshA gene encoding D-inositol-3-phosphate glycosyltransferase codes for the protein MAEMHTGVGRQRGALPWPQPRRTAILSVHTSPLHQPGTGDAGGMNVYIVEVARRLAEAGVEVEIFTRATSGDLPPVVEMAPGVHVRHITAGPLEGLTKEELPGQLCAFTAGVLRAEAARPPGHYDLIHSHYWLSGQVGWLAKERWGVPLVHTAHTLAKVKNAQLAAGDRPEPKARVIGEEQVVAEADRLVANTRVEARDLIARYDADPARVTVVQPGVDLDRFRPASGSRDAAMRAARRRLGLPTRGYVVAFVGRIQPLKAPDVLIRAVAELRARDPELADELTVVICGGPSGSGLDRPTALIELAGSLGVTDRVRFLPPRTGEDLPALYRAADLVAVPSHNESFGLVALEAQACGTPVLAAAVGGLVTAVRDGVSGVLINGHDPVDWARTLARLLPDQLRRATLARGAERHARNFSWHRTVSGLLEVYGEAIAQQRARLTGQLAADSALSCSW
- a CDS encoding IS110 family RNA-guided transposase, with protein sequence MLEQTQDREEIISRVAALDIGKASLVCCVRVPDEARPGRRLQEVQTYSTMTRSLAGMAERLRGLGVTRVVMEATSDYWKPAFYLLEAYGFEVWLVNARDVKHLPGRPKTDKLDAVWLCKVAERQMIRPSFVPPPPIRMLRDLTRYRVDLVAQAGAERNRVEKLLEDAQIKLSVVVSDLFGVSGRAMMAALIAGRRDPKSLAQMARSSLRRKIPALEEALTGHFNDHHAFLLGKMIARVEAIEADIAEVDARIEAQLAPFVEAAARLIEIPGVGPAAAAAIIAEIGVDMSRFPTPAHLAGWARFAPGVKESAGRKKGSGSTGHGNPYLARVLGQIAVSAARTNTFLGERYRRIARRRGAKRAIVAVGRSVLTIIWHLLADPEAHFQDLGADFYLSRTDTERRKRNHISQLEALGYRVTLELAA
- a CDS encoding SDR family NAD(P)-dependent oxidoreductase, with the translated sequence MSSVAVVTGASSGIGAATARRLAAEGFHVLAAARRTDRLAELVAEIEAAGGAATAVECDITSDESVAGLAAAAAAAPGPLTLLVNNAGGARGLDPIESASVGDWQWMYDVNVLGTLRVTKALLPALEASGAGTIVIVSSTAGHVVYEGGGGYTAAKHAQTAIAGTLRLELCGRPVRVIEIDPGMVQTEEFGLVRFNGDAEKAAAVYAGVAEPLVAEDVADCIAWCATRPHHVNIDQLVVRPLAQAAQHKVHRVTVKREE
- a CDS encoding SAM-dependent methyltransferase, with translation MRQRPLGVVTRGTTNPNRLRRVDNWIVETCGDTLRAAADPLVVDLGYGATPVTAVELRARLAAKVRADVRVVGLEIDPVRVAAAQPAAAPPGLAFARGGFELAGLRPALVRAFNVLRQYDESEVADAWRTVTERLAPGGLLVEGTCDELGRLGGWVLLDADGPRTLTLAARLTTLESPAQLAERLPKALIHRNVPGERIHDLIRALDDAWQAAAGYAPFGPRQRWLQAVQAVRAAGWPIVDRPRRWRHGELTLPWPAVAPT
- a CDS encoding maleylpyruvate isomerase family mycothiol-dependent enzyme, with product MSRLHGTKDFWIGALRTEGPTFAAAVAEAPPETPVLSCPGWTVTDLAHHLAGMYVWARTVLTAGTTTRPVREEVPPPAGLHPAEWYRQEYDQLMALFEGLDPEAPAWNFAPQPKKAGFWPRRAAHETAVHRWDAQLAIGAGEPIEAKLAADGVSEVLDTWLPAGRRIQPGQWHGVVQLTATDAAQEWYLRLRGEGVALLDTATILDHDDHRARAQVSGTASDLLLALMGRISFDALGVAGDRRLLDGLRVG
- a CDS encoding UDP-N-acetylmuramate dehydrogenase, with protein sequence MSDVYAEPTTGAVPTDPATLAHYTTLRLGGPAGQLETATSAEEIVQKVREAEVREDPILVLAGGSNVVIGDQGFPGTVVLIRSRGFRVIAEDADTVTVRVEAGEPWDDLVAATLERGWSGLECLSGVPGSAGATPIQNVGAYGQEVAETITGVQAYDRTHREVVRIPAADCGFTYRGSIFKYSDRWVVLSVDFRLTRSPLSGPVRYAELARALGVEVGDRVPLADARATVLRLRAGKGMVLDAADPDTWSVGSFFTNPVLERAAYELLRERATDLGEPPSWPGAGDVVKVSAAWLIDKAGFGKGHPGPEGVAISSKHTLALTNRSGTASTSALVALAREIRDGVHDRFGVTLHPEPVLINCTI
- a CDS encoding O-acetyl-ADP-ribose deacetylase, giving the protein MEITLVEGDITAQRVDAIVNAANSSLLGGGGVDGAIHRKGGPAILEECRALRASRYRDGLPIGQAVATTGGNLPARWVIHTVGPVFSSGEDRSVLLRDCYANSLQVADVLAASSVAFPLISAGVYGWPVEDAVRQALTVLNAVDPAHVTEARLVLFGADTYTVAERVAAGFS